In one window of Pseudobdellovibrionaceae bacterium DNA:
- a CDS encoding glutamate--tRNA ligase, with amino-acid sequence MSNSSTVRVRFAPSPTGYLHVGGARTALYCYLYAKKTGGQFILRIEDTDLERSTDESMRQQMADLNWLGLHWDEGLSFPELEDHGPYGPYRQSRRLDIYAEYAEKLVASGKAYYCFLTDEEIEKQRDQAKAEGRPPQVDSPYRDMSIEEARARMAAGDQAVVRFKVDKVDRQYVLNDLVRGEVTFPSDMVGDFVLLRSTGMPVYNFCCVVDDALMKITHVLRAEEHLSNTVRQMMIYEALGFEKPQFGHMSIILGSDRQKLSKRHGATSVNDYRERGFLPEAFNNFMALLGWSSPEGQEILSMQELQEQFDLDRLHHAPAVFDEDKMKWVNATHLRALDHGELWRRVEPFLNEAGLILPKDPDWQSRALSVFKTAMETLVDAVELFRPVSSQALSFDDSAKETMNWESSKLVVQAWREKVQSFTGDYLSEDDFSRIQDEVKEACGVKGKFLFMPIRVAVIGKPHGAELKILVPLLDKSTLVSRADQALAF; translated from the coding sequence ATGTCTAACTCATCTACTGTTCGCGTCCGTTTTGCTCCGAGTCCCACGGGTTATTTGCATGTGGGCGGAGCCCGTACCGCATTGTATTGTTACCTCTATGCAAAAAAAACCGGTGGGCAATTCATTCTTCGTATTGAAGACACAGATCTTGAGCGCAGCACAGATGAGAGTATGCGGCAGCAAATGGCAGATCTCAATTGGCTGGGCCTTCACTGGGATGAGGGTTTGAGTTTTCCTGAGCTAGAAGACCACGGGCCCTACGGTCCCTACCGCCAGTCTCGGCGCCTTGATATTTATGCTGAGTACGCAGAAAAACTCGTGGCCAGTGGTAAGGCCTATTATTGTTTTTTAACAGATGAAGAAATTGAAAAACAGCGCGACCAGGCAAAAGCCGAAGGGCGCCCTCCGCAAGTGGACAGTCCATATAGAGATATGTCCATAGAAGAGGCGCGGGCTCGAATGGCGGCCGGTGATCAGGCCGTGGTGCGATTTAAAGTGGACAAAGTGGACCGGCAATATGTGTTAAATGATTTGGTCCGCGGTGAAGTGACGTTTCCTTCCGATATGGTGGGGGATTTTGTCCTTCTGCGATCCACGGGGATGCCGGTTTATAATTTTTGTTGTGTAGTGGATGATGCGTTAATGAAAATCACTCATGTTTTACGGGCCGAAGAGCACTTAAGCAACACGGTTCGCCAGATGATGATTTATGAGGCTCTTGGATTTGAAAAACCTCAGTTTGGTCACATGTCGATCATCTTGGGCTCCGATCGTCAAAAATTGAGCAAACGGCATGGGGCGACCAGTGTGAATGACTACAGAGAACGTGGTTTCTTGCCCGAGGCCTTTAACAATTTTATGGCCCTTTTGGGATGGAGCTCTCCTGAGGGGCAAGAAATTCTGTCCATGCAAGAGTTGCAGGAGCAATTTGACCTAGATCGTCTGCACCATGCTCCGGCTGTTTTTGACGAAGATAAGATGAAGTGGGTGAATGCCACACATTTGCGGGCTTTGGATCATGGTGAGCTTTGGCGCCGAGTAGAACCATTCTTAAACGAAGCGGGACTGATTTTGCCAAAAGATCCAGATTGGCAGAGCCGAGCACTGAGTGTTTTTAAAACCGCAATGGAAACTTTAGTCGACGCTGTTGAGCTTTTTAGGCCCGTTTCCAGTCAAGCTTTAAGTTTTGATGATTCGGCAAAAGAAACCATGAATTGGGAAAGCTCGAAATTGGTGGTTCAGGCCTGGCGTGAAAAGGTCCAATCGTTCACCGGAGACTATCTCAGTGAAGATGATTTTTCGCGAATCCAAGACGAGGTGAAAGAGGCTTGTGGAGTTAAGGGTAAGTTTTTGTTTATGCCCATTCGTGTGGCCGTGATTGGCAAGCCCCATGGGGCTGAGCTAAAAATTTTAGTACCCTTACTAGATAAATCTACCCTTGTTTCTCGTGCGGACCAGGCATTGGCCTTTTAA
- a CDS encoding CarD family transcriptional regulator has protein sequence MAEFSVGDNAVYPGHGVGQVKAIETKEILGSKQTFYSIEIIETGMKIMVPKNNVASVGLRPIISNEEADKVIAILKETEVKVDNQTWNRRYREYMEKIKTGSVYEIAEVLRDLYLLKVDKELSFGERRMLDTARTLLLRELSLAKGPEELKASAEMADIFEL, from the coding sequence ATGGCTGAATTTAGTGTGGGCGATAACGCCGTTTATCCAGGACACGGTGTGGGCCAGGTTAAAGCTATCGAAACAAAAGAAATTCTTGGAAGCAAGCAAACTTTTTATTCCATCGAAATCATAGAGACAGGCATGAAGATTATGGTGCCAAAAAACAATGTTGCGTCGGTGGGCTTGCGTCCTATTATTAGCAACGAAGAAGCGGACAAGGTGATTGCTATTTTGAAGGAAACAGAAGTCAAAGTAGACAACCAAACCTGGAATCGTCGCTATCGTGAGTACATGGAAAAGATTAAAACGGGTTCAGTGTATGAAATTGCTGAAGTTTTGCGCGACCTCTATTTGTTAAAAGTCGATAAAGAACTCAGTTTTGGTGAGCGACGAATGCTCGACACAGCCCGCACCTTGTTGTTGCGAGAGCTCTCGTTGGCAAAGGGACCAGAAGAGCTTAAAGCCAGTGCTGAAATGGCTGATATCTTCGAACTTTAA
- a CDS encoding S8 family serine peptidase, whose translation MKLRMIQRYMVGAVSATLWLIGSLATAGEMIHLKRGSVDPTHTESINKVMPSQMTLQEAMSTKYFIVQFSEVITEADKAFIAEKGAEILRYIPEDALIVKASPESVAHWQEENKSVRAVIPYLHGFRMSEDLEPASVFSQFKRAKVSIKLFAEKDLEATLSAIENISGVEVLDAGGKVIYAETLLSAVEALAKLDGVEWVQPLGQVKLMDMPLDELQMSALAEERGYDKTSGYETGTKVMNFEAAWDRGYTGQGQKVAMADTGLDSGDTKTLHSDFLIPFFTGFAFGLFTDSWEDPMGHGTHVAGSVLSNGTASGGLFLGGAYNAKMVAQGMWSKMLKGLTVPPQLERLFKHGYENGARVHTNSWGKDAAGAYDNFAQQADEYMWQHPDMLLVFAAGNSGVDENKDGRIDELSMGSPASAKNVLTVGASENYLLEGGIQRKLGELKGGDAWSVEPLAGDRLSDNANGIAAFSSRGPTADGRLKPDVVAPGTNIVSNCSQVEGASPLWGNYNQDYCYSGGTSMSTPLVAGAAAVVREYLANEHKMNEPSAALVKAVLMHSADDLYPGQYGEIGRQNGQELLVPGPNVDQGYGRVNMETATSPLANQYYTMVLDAPGVAQGESVSYAVSGGIHKVTLVYTDAPGSSASAKALVNNLDLEVKMNDGRILKSTSTLNNSEQIVAQQGEISEVVVRGVNIPQGRDGVLPFALVVSR comes from the coding sequence ATGAAATTAAGGATGATACAGCGCTATATGGTGGGGGCCGTAAGCGCAACTTTGTGGCTCATAGGAAGTTTGGCTACAGCGGGCGAAATGATCCACCTCAAGCGGGGAAGTGTGGATCCAACGCACACCGAATCTATTAATAAGGTCATGCCATCTCAGATGACCCTACAAGAAGCAATGAGCACTAAGTACTTTATCGTGCAGTTTTCAGAAGTGATTACTGAAGCGGATAAAGCATTTATTGCTGAAAAGGGTGCAGAAATTCTGCGCTACATTCCTGAAGACGCTTTGATCGTGAAAGCGTCACCAGAATCCGTGGCTCACTGGCAAGAAGAGAATAAGTCAGTACGAGCAGTGATACCTTACTTACACGGCTTTCGAATGAGTGAAGACCTGGAGCCAGCCAGTGTGTTCTCGCAATTTAAAAGAGCCAAAGTATCTATTAAGTTGTTTGCTGAAAAAGACCTAGAGGCCACTTTGTCAGCCATTGAGAACATCTCTGGAGTAGAAGTGCTCGATGCGGGCGGCAAAGTGATCTACGCAGAGACCCTGTTGTCTGCAGTGGAGGCGTTAGCCAAGCTTGATGGTGTGGAGTGGGTGCAACCCCTGGGACAAGTCAAGTTGATGGATATGCCACTTGATGAGTTGCAAATGTCAGCTCTGGCCGAAGAGCGTGGCTACGACAAGACCAGTGGCTATGAAACCGGCACTAAGGTTATGAACTTTGAAGCAGCCTGGGATCGTGGATACACGGGTCAAGGGCAAAAGGTGGCCATGGCTGATACAGGTCTCGACAGTGGCGACACGAAGACTCTGCATTCCGATTTTCTTATTCCCTTTTTCACAGGTTTTGCCTTTGGTCTATTCACAGATTCATGGGAAGACCCCATGGGACACGGGACTCACGTAGCGGGTTCGGTGTTGAGCAACGGCACAGCCTCTGGTGGATTATTTCTGGGTGGAGCCTACAATGCTAAAATGGTGGCTCAGGGCATGTGGTCAAAAATGCTTAAAGGCCTCACTGTTCCCCCTCAGCTAGAGCGCCTGTTCAAGCATGGCTATGAGAATGGAGCTCGCGTTCACACCAATTCTTGGGGTAAAGACGCAGCCGGAGCCTATGATAACTTTGCCCAGCAGGCTGACGAGTACATGTGGCAACATCCTGACATGTTGTTGGTGTTTGCAGCCGGCAACAGTGGTGTTGATGAAAACAAAGATGGTCGTATAGATGAGCTATCTATGGGATCACCGGCCTCAGCCAAGAATGTGCTTACGGTAGGTGCCTCTGAAAACTATCTTCTTGAGGGTGGTATTCAAAGAAAATTGGGTGAACTTAAAGGCGGCGATGCATGGTCGGTGGAGCCATTGGCCGGCGATCGCTTGTCTGACAATGCTAATGGTATTGCGGCTTTTAGTTCTCGCGGTCCAACAGCAGATGGACGTTTAAAGCCAGATGTTGTGGCTCCCGGAACAAACATTGTGAGTAACTGTTCGCAAGTGGAAGGCGCAAGCCCACTATGGGGCAACTACAACCAAGATTATTGCTACTCAGGTGGCACATCTATGTCCACGCCACTCGTGGCTGGAGCGGCCGCTGTGGTAAGAGAGTACTTGGCTAATGAACACAAAATGAATGAGCCATCAGCCGCTCTCGTTAAAGCAGTGTTGATGCACTCGGCGGATGATCTCTATCCAGGTCAATACGGTGAAATTGGTCGCCAAAACGGACAAGAACTGCTTGTCCCTGGGCCTAACGTGGATCAAGGATATGGTCGTGTAAATATGGAAACCGCCACTTCGCCACTAGCCAACCAATACTACACCATGGTGTTGGATGCTCCCGGTGTAGCTCAGGGTGAGAGTGTGTCCTATGCCGTATCGGGTGGCATTCACAAGGTAACTTTAGTGTACACGGATGCCCCCGGATCCAGTGCTTCGGCAAAGGCCTTGGTCAACAATCTCGATCTTGAGGTTAAAATGAACGATGGTCGCATCTTAAAGAGTACCAGCACCTTGAATAACTCCGAGCAAATCGTGGCTCAACAAGGTGAGATTTCTGAAGTGGTTGTTCGCGGTGTGAATATTCCACAAGGGCGTGACGGCGTCCTTCCCTTTGCACTCGTAGTATCTCGCTAA
- the recG gene encoding ATP-dependent DNA helicase RecG, which yields MVNIDTQVQYLKGVGPKLGEALRKRGVSTVGDLLSWFPRAYEDRRAARSISTLEPGQIVSFLARIVQVRSLNLGRSHRKIYEVVVADGSGRVSCKYFRVPYKGYFERFQPHQEVRVSGKAQLYRGRLELHHPDIVLVGENEEQEDELIPLYTETEGLRPGKLRRIIGAAIDKVILHPEKPESQIDETLPQWILQKYNLIPRKEALKLIHQPPPHSGNEYIEFKAPAQKRIIFEEFFWLELHLASVRAGVKQEAAPAFSKKQSYVDRLLSQLPFQLTGAQQRAFFDIASDLQRPHPMHRLVQGDVGSGKTMVALMSAVYAVENGYQVALMVPTEILAEQHFKNAQKFLKSLGIKVGLLTGQLKLSEHRQVCEQLASGEIQICVGTHALIQKEVDFKNLGLVIVDEQHRFGVAQRQELKAKGASHFLVMTATPIPRTLAMTVYGDLDVSIIDELPPGRQPILTRKAFENKRPKVMAFVRDQLKAGRQAYVVYPLVEESDKMDLKNAVTEYENLQAEFPEYRLGLLHGKMKPAEKEAVMREFRDGNIDMLVATTVIEVGVDVPNANIMVIEHAERFGLSQLHQLRGRVGRGQHKSYCVLLLGYAVSEDGTKRAEIMEQSTDGFKIAEADLEMRGPGEFLGTRQSGLPGFKMANLVRDVKILQDARQAAFALIQKDPQLTQPEHEKVRQDLELTRTAIIG from the coding sequence ATTGTGAATATTGATACCCAAGTACAATATTTAAAAGGAGTAGGACCAAAGTTGGGCGAGGCCCTGCGCAAGCGGGGGGTGTCCACCGTGGGTGACTTGCTGTCGTGGTTTCCTCGGGCCTATGAAGATCGCCGGGCCGCTCGCAGCATTTCTACCTTGGAGCCAGGGCAAATAGTCAGCTTTTTAGCCCGCATTGTGCAGGTGCGATCACTCAACTTGGGGCGAAGTCACCGGAAAATTTATGAAGTGGTCGTGGCCGACGGCTCGGGTCGAGTTTCCTGCAAATATTTTCGCGTGCCCTATAAAGGCTATTTCGAGCGGTTTCAGCCCCACCAAGAAGTAAGGGTGTCGGGCAAGGCACAACTTTATCGAGGGCGACTGGAGTTGCATCATCCGGATATCGTTTTGGTCGGCGAAAACGAAGAGCAAGAAGACGAACTCATACCCCTTTACACCGAAACCGAGGGGCTTCGTCCAGGAAAGTTGCGTCGAATTATCGGGGCGGCCATTGACAAGGTGATTTTGCATCCGGAAAAACCAGAGTCTCAAATTGATGAAACTTTGCCTCAGTGGATTTTGCAAAAATACAATTTGATCCCCAGAAAAGAGGCCCTCAAACTCATCCACCAGCCGCCACCTCATAGCGGAAATGAGTACATTGAGTTCAAGGCTCCGGCTCAAAAGCGCATTATATTTGAAGAATTTTTTTGGCTCGAATTGCATCTGGCCTCGGTGAGGGCCGGTGTGAAGCAAGAAGCCGCACCGGCGTTTTCGAAAAAGCAGAGCTACGTGGATCGCCTTTTAAGTCAGCTGCCTTTTCAGCTGACAGGGGCACAACAGCGGGCTTTTTTTGATATTGCATCTGATTTGCAGCGACCCCATCCGATGCATCGCCTGGTGCAGGGTGATGTGGGGAGCGGAAAAACAATGGTGGCGTTGATGTCTGCTGTTTACGCCGTAGAAAACGGATATCAAGTGGCATTGATGGTGCCCACCGAGATTTTAGCAGAACAGCACTTTAAAAATGCGCAGAAGTTTTTAAAGTCGCTGGGCATTAAAGTAGGTCTTCTCACTGGCCAGTTGAAACTCTCAGAGCATCGACAGGTCTGTGAGCAGTTAGCCTCGGGCGAAATTCAAATCTGCGTGGGGACCCATGCATTGATTCAAAAGGAAGTGGACTTCAAAAATTTGGGATTGGTTATTGTGGATGAGCAACATCGCTTTGGTGTGGCCCAACGCCAGGAACTCAAAGCAAAAGGGGCATCCCATTTTTTAGTGATGACGGCCACACCCATTCCACGCACCTTGGCGATGACGGTGTATGGTGATCTTGATGTGTCGATCATCGACGAGTTGCCTCCTGGCCGACAGCCCATACTCACCAGAAAGGCTTTTGAAAATAAACGACCTAAGGTGATGGCCTTTGTGCGTGACCAACTGAAAGCGGGTCGTCAGGCCTATGTGGTGTATCCACTTGTTGAAGAATCAGACAAAATGGATCTGAAGAATGCGGTCACTGAATATGAAAATTTGCAGGCCGAATTCCCTGAATATCGACTGGGGCTTTTGCACGGAAAGATGAAACCGGCTGAAAAAGAGGCCGTCATGCGGGAGTTTCGTGACGGCAACATCGACATGTTGGTGGCCACAACCGTGATTGAAGTGGGAGTGGACGTACCCAACGCTAACATCATGGTGATTGAACATGCCGAACGGTTCGGGCTCTCCCAATTGCATCAATTGCGGGGGCGAGTGGGCCGAGGCCAGCACAAAAGTTATTGTGTGCTGCTTTTGGGCTATGCTGTATCTGAAGATGGCACCAAGCGGGCTGAAATTATGGAGCAGAGTACAGACGGTTTCAAAATTGCGGAAGCGGATTTGGAAATGAGAGGCCCCGGCGAGTTTTTGGGAACAAGACAGTCTGGTTTGCCTGGTTTTAAAATGGCCAATCTGGTTCGTGACGTTAAGATTCTGCAGGATGCTCGTCAGGCCGCCTTTGCGTTGATCCAAAAAGATCCTCAGTTGACTCAACCTGAACATGAAAAAGTACGGCAAGATCTGGAGCTCACACGCACAGCTATCATCGGATAG
- a CDS encoding HD domain-containing protein produces MAENQAEQYIKIRLKSLHPSSPVPFDVYVLINGRHIHYLRAGDSLTAEKLLSFEEKAPDNFYLKFEDRPHYKKHVALLLNDDKLSSFDKATVLRESSLALVEELFESPDVEKALNESKVLINQFLDLMETEPDAMSHLIGLSSHDFYTYTHSLDVGIYSLGLAQTVGYKGHDLHEMGQGALFHDIGKRNVSVDIICKDGPLDDLEWAQMQKHPEYGLMILEEHDVSDAIKACCFEHHESALGNGYPQQLDANEIHPMARIVALTDTFDALTTQRSYNKPMQPREALDFMKERLAGRYDKDLLNAMYEVLFKMEKALGA; encoded by the coding sequence ATGGCAGAAAACCAAGCAGAGCAATACATCAAGATTCGCCTTAAGTCTCTACACCCATCATCACCCGTACCTTTTGATGTCTACGTGCTGATTAATGGTCGCCACATCCACTATTTGCGAGCCGGTGACAGCTTAACAGCCGAAAAACTTCTGAGTTTCGAGGAAAAGGCGCCAGATAATTTCTACCTCAAATTTGAAGACAGGCCGCATTATAAGAAACATGTGGCCCTATTGCTCAACGATGACAAATTGAGCAGTTTCGATAAGGCCACCGTGCTTCGTGAAAGTTCATTGGCCTTGGTTGAGGAGCTTTTTGAAAGTCCCGATGTGGAAAAAGCCCTGAATGAGTCCAAAGTGCTGATCAATCAGTTTTTGGATCTCATGGAAACAGAACCCGATGCCATGTCTCATCTGATTGGTTTGTCGAGCCATGACTTTTACACCTACACCCACTCACTGGATGTGGGGATCTACAGCTTAGGATTAGCCCAAACTGTAGGATACAAAGGCCACGACCTCCATGAGATGGGCCAAGGGGCTTTGTTTCACGACATCGGCAAACGCAATGTGAGTGTGGATATTATTTGTAAAGATGGTCCACTGGATGACCTTGAGTGGGCTCAAATGCAAAAACACCCTGAATATGGTTTAATGATTCTTGAAGAACACGATGTGTCCGATGCCATTAAGGCCTGTTGCTTTGAACATCATGAAAGTGCTCTTGGCAACGGTTACCCACAACAACTAGATGCCAATGAAATTCACCCCATGGCCCGCATTGTGGCCTTGACCGATACCTTTGATGCGCTCACCACCCAACGTTCTTACAACAAACCCATGCAGCCTCGAGAAGCTTTGGATTTTATGAAAGAACGACTTGCGGGCCGTTACGACAAAGACCTTTTGAATGCCATGTATGAGGTTTTATTTAAAATGGAAAAAGCTCTAGGGGCCTGA
- a CDS encoding trypsin-like peptidase domain-containing protein, translated as MSFLVIEVGVLLFPLGGEALTRVEARHRQKSRLPLTYPLTASVFAIDNGMQLLGQGLVPSDECHNLITSYHVVARHFYHCEQSGEPCPSLSARNALGDELVVQSIVDYSEPLDAVVLSFRWLKRSTSRRWYNPKVTLASRIPQQGESVSLLAVLNAFSDTPFYVGRGLVAKEDYDHELRPSFNYEFKTFNGLSGSPIIDANGTVVGVHHGRRPRLFNDSSEPVPDGQKQAIPMAFIKDALQVECGL; from the coding sequence TTGTCTTTTTTAGTAATCGAAGTTGGGGTGTTATTGTTTCCATTGGGCGGTGAAGCCTTAACCCGAGTGGAAGCCCGGCATCGACAAAAAAGCCGCCTGCCTTTGACTTATCCCCTTACGGCCAGTGTGTTTGCCATTGATAATGGCATGCAGCTTTTGGGACAGGGGCTGGTGCCATCGGATGAATGTCATAATCTCATCACAAGTTACCACGTGGTGGCTCGTCACTTCTACCATTGTGAACAATCCGGTGAGCCATGTCCCAGTCTGTCGGCCCGCAATGCTTTGGGAGATGAGTTAGTGGTTCAATCTATTGTCGACTATTCGGAACCCTTGGATGCTGTGGTGTTGTCTTTTCGGTGGCTTAAAAGATCAACGTCGAGGCGTTGGTATAATCCGAAAGTCACTCTTGCTAGCCGAATCCCTCAACAGGGCGAATCAGTGAGCTTGCTTGCCGTATTGAATGCTTTTTCAGACACGCCATTTTATGTGGGGCGGGGGCTTGTCGCTAAGGAAGATTACGATCATGAACTGCGTCCCTCATTTAACTATGAGTTTAAAACTTTTAACGGCCTAAGTGGTTCACCTATCATTGATGCCAACGGCACTGTTGTGGGAGTCCATCATGGGCGCCGCCCGCGGTTATTTAATGATTCTTCAGAGCCCGTACCCGACGGGCAGAAGCAGGCTATTCCCATGGCGTTTATAAAAGACGCACTGCAAGTGGAGTGTGGGCTGTAG